Genomic DNA from Klebsiella variicola:
GGATTAAGCCTGCTCGACGTTACCCTTGCGCTGACGCTCGGCGGCATTATGCTGGTCACCCTGCTGGTTATGCCGCCGCTGTTCTATCGCGCAGGTAAACCAGCCGGCGAAAGTATGACGCAGTTGCGCGGCCAGTATCGCCAACAGCTCACTGCCTGGCTACAGGGCCAGGCAGAGCTGATGGTGTTTAACGCCAGCGACCGCTACCGCGCGCAAATGGAAAAGACCGAGCTCAGCTGGCAGGACGCACAGCGCCGTCAGGCCGAGCTGACCGCGCTTTCGCAGGCAGTAATGCTGTTAATCGGCGGCATCGCCGTGGTGGCCATGCTCTGGCTGGCGTCCGCCGGCATCGGGGGTAACAGCCAGCCAGGGGCGCTGATCGCGCTGTTTGTTTTCTGCGCCCTGGCGGCCTTCGAAGCCCTGGCGCCAGTCACTGGCGCTTTCCAGCATTTAGGTCAGGTGATCGCCTCCGCACGGCGGATTTCGCAGATCACCGACCAGCAGCCGGAGGTCACTTTCGTCGAGGGTGAAGCCAGCGTGCCTGCGCAGGTGGCCTTAACCTTCAGGCAGGTTACCTTCCGCTATCCGCACCAGCCCTCCCCCGCCCTGGAGAATATCTCCCTGCAGATTGCCGCCGGAGAGCATATCGCCATTCTTGGCCGGACCGGCTGCGGAAAGTCGACGCTGTTGCAACTCCTCACCCGGGCCTGGGATCCAACGCAGGGAGAGATTTTGCTCAACGACCAGCCGCTGTCCCAGCTCAGCGAAGCCACCCTGCGCCAGACGATGAGCGTGGTGCCGCAGCGCGTCCACCTGTTCAGCGCTACGCTGCGCGACAACCTGCTGCTGGCGGCGCCAGACGCTGACGATACCGCGCTCTGCGCGACCCTCGAGAAAGTGGGGCTGGAAAAACTGCTGGAAGATGGCGGACTGAACAGCTGGCTGGGGGAAGGCGGGCGCCAGCTATCCGGCGGCGAACTGCGCCGGCTGGCGATTGCCCGCGCACTGCTCCACGATGCGCCGCTGATGCTGCTCGATGAGCCGACAGAAGGCCTGGATGCGGCCACCGAAAGCCAGATCCTGCATCTTCTGGCGGAAGTGATGCGCGAGAAAACCGTGCTGATGGTGACTCACCGCCTGCGGGGCCTGGCGCGTTTTAATCAGATAATAGTCATGGACAACGGCCAGATAATTGAGCAAGGTAGTCACGCGGATCTGCTCGCTAAACAGGGCCGGTACTTCCAGTTTAAACAGCGTCTGTAGGCTATTATCTAATTTTTGCTGATGCGTATTGAGGTTAAAATGCGTCTGGTTCAGCTCTCCCGGCATTCTATCGCCTTCCCTTCCCCGGAAGGCGCCCTCCGTGAACCTAACGGCCTGCTGGCGCTCGGCGGCGATCTGAGCCCGGCACGTCTGCTGATGGCCTATCAGCGCGGTATCTTTCCATGGTTTTCTCCGGGCGACCCGATCCTCTGGTGGTCGCCCGATCCCCGGGCGGTGCTCTGGCCGGAACAGTTTCATCTCAGCCGCAGCATGAAGCGTTTTCATCAGCGTTCGCCTTATCGCGTCACGCTGAATCATGCCTTTGGTGAGGTCATTGAAGGCTGCGCCAGCGATCGTGACGAAGGCACCTGGATAACCAGCAGTATCGTTCGCGCCTATCACCAACTCCATGAGCTGGGCCATGCCCATTCCATTGAAGTCTGGCAAGAGAATACGCTGGTAGGTGGAATGTACGGCGTGGCGCAGGGGGCGCTGTTTTGCGGCGAATCGATGTTCAGCCGGGCAGAAAATGCCTCCAAAACCGCGCTGCTGGTATTCTGTCAGGCTTTTACGCAGAGTGGTGGTAAATTAATCGACTGCCAGGTACTGAACAACCATACCGCCTCATTAGGCGCGGTGGATATTCCCCGCC
This window encodes:
- the cydC gene encoding heme ABC transporter ATP-binding protein/permease CydC; this translates as MRALLPYLALYKRHKWMLLLGVVLAIVTLLASIGLLTLSGWFLSASAVVGVAGIYSFNYMLPAAGVRGAAIIRTAGRYFERLVSHDATFRVLQHLRVFTFSKLLPLSPAGLARFRQGELLNRVVADVDTLDHLYLRVISPLVGALVVIVVVTCGLSLLDVTLALTLGGIMLVTLLVMPPLFYRAGKPAGESMTQLRGQYRQQLTAWLQGQAELMVFNASDRYRAQMEKTELSWQDAQRRQAELTALSQAVMLLIGGIAVVAMLWLASAGIGGNSQPGALIALFVFCALAAFEALAPVTGAFQHLGQVIASARRISQITDQQPEVTFVEGEASVPAQVALTFRQVTFRYPHQPSPALENISLQIAAGEHIAILGRTGCGKSTLLQLLTRAWDPTQGEILLNDQPLSQLSEATLRQTMSVVPQRVHLFSATLRDNLLLAAPDADDTALCATLEKVGLEKLLEDGGLNSWLGEGGRQLSGGELRRLAIARALLHDAPLMLLDEPTEGLDAATESQILHLLAEVMREKTVLMVTHRLRGLARFNQIIVMDNGQIIEQGSHADLLAKQGRYFQFKQRL
- the aat gene encoding leucyl/phenylalanyl-tRNA--protein transferase encodes the protein MRLVQLSRHSIAFPSPEGALREPNGLLALGGDLSPARLLMAYQRGIFPWFSPGDPILWWSPDPRAVLWPEQFHLSRSMKRFHQRSPYRVTLNHAFGEVIEGCASDRDEGTWITSSIVRAYHQLHELGHAHSIEVWQENTLVGGMYGVAQGALFCGESMFSRAENASKTALLVFCQAFTQSGGKLIDCQVLNNHTASLGAVDIPRRDYLDYLSVLRGYRLPELFWVPRVLFPGAQ